Proteins encoded within one genomic window of Proteiniborus ethanoligenes:
- a CDS encoding ABC transporter ATP-binding protein yields MKKYIKSNWKPLILAITFSVLASIFAVRVQFLKGDVLDYALLRNFDNTLRYGLYLGVFIVLELGFFYFYDRKRGKFAVNSMKEVRLDYFKGLLDKDYPSFLKKKQGEYIAQYTNEMEIIENQFFGTIPMLAEIIIKIVIVSISLFILDYRIAIITLFLLTMPLYVPKLVDKRLQTAQTEFVKQFENHIKAITDWLNGFEIIKNFSIEKNIKEKFIESNNHTMEKNLKKRQIGYLTRSISALLSYFSHFIILIFAAYLVLRGDFSAGDFFIAVGMIDQLSYPIISLSYFIQDLVSVKPVNMSILEFINEEPIKHGTIDIPKEDFEEVLFKDVSFGYENHENIINNLTMKFSRDKQYLLKGVSGSGKTTSMNLLLDYYKPSTGTVKINDIPVNEIKNLNEIITVMRQDAILFEDTLRNNITMYQEVSDEKVIGVLSKVGLDRYANHHSLDMLIHEGGTNLSGGEKRRVTLARSILRETPILILDEPLANLDEKNAKAIESQLLSIKDRTLIIISHQFSSENISKLDEIIEFK; encoded by the coding sequence ATGAAAAAATATATAAAGAGTAACTGGAAACCATTAATACTAGCTATTACTTTTTCGGTATTAGCCTCAATTTTTGCAGTAAGAGTTCAATTTCTTAAAGGAGATGTTCTTGATTATGCTTTGTTGAGAAACTTTGATAATACTTTAAGATACGGACTTTATCTTGGTGTTTTCATAGTTTTGGAGCTTGGGTTTTTCTATTTTTATGATAGAAAAAGAGGGAAGTTTGCTGTAAATTCTATGAAGGAAGTAAGGCTAGACTACTTCAAAGGATTACTAGATAAAGACTATCCAAGCTTTTTAAAAAAGAAGCAGGGGGAGTACATTGCACAATATACCAATGAAATGGAGATAATTGAAAACCAATTTTTTGGTACAATTCCAATGCTAGCTGAGATAATAATTAAAATTGTTATTGTGAGTATATCATTATTTATATTAGATTATAGGATAGCCATAATCACTTTGTTTCTACTAACTATGCCTTTGTATGTGCCTAAGCTGGTGGATAAGAGATTGCAAACTGCACAAACAGAATTTGTGAAACAATTTGAAAACCATATAAAAGCTATAACTGATTGGCTAAATGGTTTTGAAATAATTAAAAACTTTTCAATTGAAAAGAATATTAAAGAAAAGTTTATAGAATCAAATAATCATACTATGGAAAAAAATTTAAAAAAAAGACAGATTGGATATTTAACTAGAAGTATATCAGCCTTGCTTTCATATTTCTCTCACTTTATAATACTTATCTTTGCAGCATATTTAGTATTAAGGGGAGACTTTTCTGCAGGAGATTTCTTCATAGCAGTAGGTATGATAGACCAATTATCATATCCCATAATATCTTTATCCTATTTTATACAGGATTTAGTTTCTGTAAAACCTGTAAATATGTCTATATTAGAGTTTATAAATGAAGAACCTATAAAGCATGGAACAATAGATATACCTAAGGAGGACTTCGAAGAAGTTTTGTTTAAAGATGTATCTTTTGGATATGAGAATCATGAAAACATAATTAATAATCTAACCATGAAATTTTCAAGAGATAAACAATATTTATTAAAAGGAGTAAGTGGTTCTGGTAAAACTACCAGTATGAATCTCCTACTTGATTATTACAAGCCAAGTACTGGTACTGTAAAAATTAATGATATTCCAGTAAATGAAATTAAAAACTTGAACGAGATTATCACTGTAATGAGGCAAGACGCAATATTGTTCGAAGATACCCTTAGAAATAATATTACAATGTATCAAGAAGTTTCTGATGAAAAGGTAATTGGTGTATTATCTAAAGTAGGTTTAGATAGATATGCTAATCACCATAGTTTAGACATGTTAATTCATGAGGGAGGGACTAACCTCTCGGGGGGAGAAAAAAGAAGAGTTACTCTTGCAAGAAGTATACTAAGAGAAACGCCCATATTAATACTGGACGAACCATTAGCTAACCTTGATGAAAAAAATGCTAAAGCAATTGAATCACAATTATTATCAATTAAAGATAGAACTCTAATAATTATTTCTCATCAGTTTAGTTCAGAGAATATAAGTAAATTAGATGAAATAATAGAATTTAAGTAA
- a CDS encoding antitoxin VbhA family protein, whose product MDNDKAWEYALGMIKVDGLEPSKEYLELIEKEKKGEITTEDIRKVLDKKYRAKDSN is encoded by the coding sequence ATGGATAATGATAAAGCTTGGGAATATGCCTTAGGTATGATTAAGGTTGATGGTTTGGAGCCTTCTAAGGAATATTTAGAACTAATTGAAAAAGAAAAAAAAGGTGAAATAACTACAGAAGATATAAGGAAAGTATTAGATAAAAAATATAGAGCAAAGGACTCTAATTAG
- a CDS encoding Fic/DOC family protein, which produces MKDPYLYPNTEIMINKFNIKNSKELNSMEADFTSSRLKDIIQYGLEGKFDLEHLLKYHFTIFQDIYYWAGQLRTINIEKSEPALGGISIEYSDVDNIKSDIVFILSKVKSIYWNELNIDNKSNLFSRFIADLWKVHPFREGNTRTIITFCCNYAEKEGFPLDTDLLKDNSDYVRNALVAASAKFHDLGDKSNLEYLTRIIEDAIERGKNK; this is translated from the coding sequence ATGAAAGATCCATATCTATATCCTAATACAGAGATAATGATAAATAAATTCAACATTAAAAATAGTAAAGAGCTTAATTCCATGGAGGCAGATTTTACAAGTTCCAGATTGAAAGACATTATACAATATGGTTTAGAAGGCAAGTTTGACTTGGAACATTTACTAAAATATCACTTTACAATATTTCAAGATATCTATTATTGGGCTGGTCAGTTACGAACCATCAATATAGAAAAATCCGAGCCTGCACTAGGTGGTATATCTATTGAGTATTCCGATGTTGATAATATCAAATCGGACATTGTTTTTATCTTATCTAAAGTAAAATCTATTTATTGGAATGAATTAAATATAGACAATAAATCAAATTTGTTTTCAAGGTTTATTGCTGATTTATGGAAGGTTCATCCTTTTCGTGAAGGTAATACAAGAACAATAATTACTTTTTGTTGTAATTACGCTGAAAAGGAAGGTTTCCCTTTAGACACCGATTTATTAAAAGATAATTCCGATTATGTAAGAAATGCTTTAGTAGCTGCATCTGCAAAATTTCATGATTTAGGTGATAAATCTAACCTAGAATATCTAACTAGAATAATAGAAGATGCTATAGAAAGAGGTAAAAATAAATAA
- the istA gene encoding IS21 family transposase, which produces MEDGYDISYSTVYNYIRNKLNEKKEAYIRQEYELGYVAEFDWGHVRLEIDGEDKNIQMAVMTTAKGNYRFAYLYQNQKMESFLDSHVRFFNHIGGVHKEIVYDNMKVAVARFVTRTEKEPTEDLLKLSMYYGFNYRFCNARRGNEKGHVERSVEYIRRKAFNKKDKFETLEEANKYLEEELNKLNLKPQKYNENKTAKDILVEEFPYLIKLMPTYDISRVVELRVNKYSVITIDENKYSVPDSLVGRFVTAKVYPNNIIIYQENDKVTEHKRSFGLSTWNIKIKHYLNTLKKKLGAIHNSTAMRQMNSKLQNIYNQYYIQNPRDFIDLIELISEEGLEKIENIIKELEKINPLNIDTEKIKLLCYRKDEPIARNKHQNTEIERQSKLILDNYGKLLKKSTVEFDREALII; this is translated from the coding sequence GTGGAAGATGGCTACGACATAAGTTATTCAACAGTTTACAATTATATCAGAAATAAATTAAATGAAAAGAAGGAAGCATATATCAGGCAAGAATATGAATTAGGGTATGTAGCTGAATTTGACTGGGGTCATGTTAGATTAGAAATAGATGGTGAAGATAAGAATATCCAAATGGCTGTAATGACAACAGCTAAGGGAAATTACAGGTTTGCATATCTTTATCAAAATCAAAAAATGGAAAGCTTTTTAGACTCTCATGTTAGATTTTTTAATCATATAGGAGGTGTTCATAAGGAAATAGTATATGACAATATGAAGGTAGCAGTAGCAAGATTTGTAACAAGAACAGAAAAAGAACCTACAGAAGATTTATTAAAACTATCTATGTATTATGGATTTAATTACAGGTTTTGTAATGCCAGACGTGGAAATGAAAAAGGTCATGTGGAAAGATCAGTAGAATATATAAGAAGAAAGGCATTTAACAAAAAGGATAAATTTGAAACACTAGAGGAGGCCAATAAATACCTAGAGGAAGAATTAAATAAACTAAATTTAAAACCACAAAAATATAACGAAAATAAAACAGCAAAAGATATATTAGTAGAGGAATTCCCCTACTTAATAAAACTTATGCCTACTTATGATATTTCAAGGGTAGTAGAATTAAGGGTAAATAAATATTCAGTAATAACAATAGATGAGAATAAATACTCAGTACCAGACTCTCTAGTGGGAAGGTTTGTAACAGCAAAAGTATATCCAAATAATATAATCATCTACCAGGAAAATGACAAGGTAACTGAGCATAAAAGGAGTTTTGGATTAAGTACATGGAATATAAAAATAAAACATTATCTAAATACATTAAAAAAGAAGCTTGGGGCAATTCATAACAGCACAGCCATGCGTCAAATGAATTCCAAGCTTCAAAACATCTACAATCAATATTATATCCAAAATCCAAGAGATTTCATAGACCTAATTGAATTGATTTCAGAGGAAGGTTTGGAAAAGATAGAAAATATAATAAAAGAATTAGAAAAAATAAACCCATTAAATATAGATACAGAAAAAATAAAGCTTCTATGCTATAGAAAAGATGAACCAATAGCGAGGAATAAACACCAGAATACAGAAATAGAGAGACAATCAAAGCTAATCCTAGATAATTATGGTAAATTGCTCAAAAAATCAACTGTAGAATTTGATAGGGAGGCTCTGATAATATGA
- the istB gene encoding IS21-like element helper ATPase IstB produces MKKDTIKTNIKNLAKDLKLPYISKSLEEEIKEANIKNLTYEDFLLSVLENEHDLRKANGIKNRIRQARFPYKKYIEDLSLEDLPQDARDKVKIFSSLDFIETGQNIILAGNPGTGKTHMAIGIGIKACTRGYKVLFTTIPLLVNELKESRSNKTLRAFENKFEKYDLIVADELGYISFDKEASELLFTYLSLRAGRKSTIITTNLSFERWDEIFKDPVMTAAMIDRLTHKSYIVNMNGNSYRLKETQLWLEEQ; encoded by the coding sequence ATGAAAAAGGATACGATTAAAACTAATATTAAAAACCTAGCAAAGGATCTGAAATTACCGTATATAAGTAAAAGCTTAGAGGAAGAAATAAAAGAGGCAAATATAAAAAACCTAACATATGAAGATTTTCTTTTATCAGTATTAGAAAATGAACATGATTTAAGAAAAGCCAATGGAATAAAAAATAGAATTAGGCAAGCAAGATTTCCATATAAAAAATATATAGAAGACTTAAGCCTAGAGGATTTACCCCAAGATGCAAGAGATAAAGTAAAGATCTTTTCATCATTAGATTTTATAGAAACAGGTCAAAACATAATACTAGCTGGTAACCCAGGAACGGGTAAAACACATATGGCTATCGGCATTGGCATCAAAGCTTGTACTAGAGGATATAAGGTGCTATTTACGACAATACCACTGCTAGTAAATGAATTAAAGGAAAGTAGGTCCAATAAGACCTTACGAGCATTTGAAAACAAATTTGAAAAATATGATTTAATCGTGGCAGATGAATTGGGCTATATTTCTTTTGATAAAGAAGCCTCAGAGCTTTTATTTACTTATCTGTCACTAAGAGCAGGAAGAAAATCTACGATAATAACTACAAATTTATCATTTGAAAGGTGGGATGAAATATTTAAAGATCCAGTAATGACAGCTGCAATGATAGATAGGCTTACTCATAAATCATATATAGTGAATATGAATGGTAATTCTTATAGATTAAAAGAGACTCAACTTTGGCTAGAAGAGCAATAA